One genomic region from Knoellia sp. p5-6-4 encodes:
- a CDS encoding Rieske 2Fe-2S domain-containing protein gives MNEHGTEHGGQVAQPGSEGYGSSAVRLDQGHIEGTGGLPARFENPGMPPHIHRAADLDERAAKRAEKQVAAMFGLSMLGTFVFIVAYFAIPMENQVFIPGIGKANLSNVVLGVSLALGLLGIGIGAVHWAKTLMPDEEVVEERHPLRSPDEARGGFVKTMLTGGTDAQLDRRPLIKYSLGGALGLFALPMVLQVAGSLGPLPKDELSKTMWKKGDRLVRDPEHTPIKATDVTIGSVFHVLPESIKESHHVLEDKAKAAVLLMRLEPGIIQVAKARDWGYEGIVAYSKICTHVGCPVGLYEQQTHHLLCPCHQSTFDVTQDCKVIFGPAKRPLPQLKITVDAEGYLVADAPFQEAVGPSFWERG, from the coding sequence ATGAACGAACACGGCACTGAGCACGGCGGCCAGGTGGCCCAGCCGGGATCCGAGGGCTACGGCAGCTCCGCGGTGCGGCTCGACCAAGGGCACATCGAGGGCACCGGCGGCCTGCCGGCGCGCTTCGAGAACCCGGGCATGCCCCCGCACATCCACCGCGCCGCCGACCTCGACGAGCGCGCCGCCAAGCGCGCCGAGAAGCAGGTCGCCGCGATGTTCGGCCTCTCGATGCTCGGCACCTTCGTCTTCATCGTCGCCTACTTCGCGATCCCGATGGAGAACCAGGTCTTCATCCCGGGTATCGGCAAGGCCAACCTGTCCAACGTCGTCCTCGGCGTCTCGCTGGCCCTCGGCCTGCTCGGCATCGGCATCGGCGCGGTCCACTGGGCCAAGACCCTCATGCCCGACGAGGAAGTGGTCGAGGAGCGCCACCCGCTGCGCTCCCCCGACGAGGCCCGTGGCGGCTTCGTCAAGACGATGCTGACCGGTGGCACCGACGCCCAGCTCGACCGCCGTCCCCTCATCAAGTACAGCCTCGGTGGCGCCCTCGGCCTGTTCGCCCTGCCGATGGTGCTGCAGGTGGCCGGCAGCCTCGGCCCCCTGCCGAAGGACGAGCTCTCCAAGACCATGTGGAAGAAGGGCGACCGCCTCGTGCGCGACCCCGAGCACACCCCGATCAAGGCCACCGACGTGACCATCGGCTCGGTCTTCCACGTGCTGCCGGAGTCCATCAAGGAGTCCCACCACGTCCTCGAGGACAAGGCCAAGGCCGCCGTCCTCCTCATGCGCCTCGAGCCGGGCATCATCCAGGTCGCCAAGGCACGCGACTGGGGCTACGAGGGCATCGTCGCCTACTCCAAGATCTGCACGCACGTGGGCTGCCCCGTCGGTCTCTACGAGCAGCAGACGCACCACCTGCTGTGCCCGTGTCACCAGTCCACCTTCGACGTGACGCAGGACTGCAAGGTCATCTTCGGCCCGGCCAAGCGACCGCTGCCCCAGCTGAAGATCACCGTTGACGCCGAGGGTTACCTGGTGGCCGACGCCCCGTTCCAGGAAGCAGTCGGCCCGAGCTTCTGGGAGCGTGGATGA
- a CDS encoding ubiquinol-cytochrome c reductase cytochrome b subunit, translating to MSTADNASGADRLRANDARPEAPVGGGLRKVGGVAGWVDDRTGAAKGVGYLMKKVFPDHWSFMLGEVAMYSMVICLLTGAFLTFWFVPSAGQVVYEGSYLPLRGVTMSEAYRSTLDISFDIRGGLIIRQIHHWAALLFIVAINVHMMRVFFTGAFRKPRELNWVLGAQLSMLALVEGFAGYSLPDDLLSGTGLRAAEGFMRSIPVIGSYVSYFVFGGAFPGEAIIPRLYSVHVLLLPAILVGLFTAHIVLVAVQKHTQFPGPGRTNENVVGFPVMPVYAAKAGGFFFIVFGVVALISALVTINPIWAYGPYDPSPVTAGSQPDWYMGFADGALRLLPGWLEFEAFGFTFSFNVMIGAILLIPVMYGLITLYPFLEEWVTGDKREHHLLDRPRNNPTRTGIGMAGIAAYAVLMFAAGNDLMAIKLGLSINDITIALRTLFFVLPVVAFWVTKRICLSLQRRDRDLVLHGRETGRIIRTAEGRFYERHEPLDPYTRWKLVQHEQHRPLELESGVDENGVAAPNARSQRLRAKVSHFFFKDRVEPVTPAELEAAHHDGHHAEEIEHQEPGGAPLVEMASSSSGDNPDTAEPGRHRGH from the coding sequence ATGAGCACCGCAGACAACGCATCTGGCGCAGACCGACTGCGCGCCAACGACGCCCGACCCGAGGCCCCCGTCGGTGGCGGCCTGAGGAAGGTCGGCGGCGTCGCCGGCTGGGTCGATGACCGCACCGGCGCCGCCAAGGGCGTCGGCTACCTCATGAAGAAGGTCTTCCCCGACCACTGGTCGTTCATGCTCGGGGAGGTGGCAATGTACTCGATGGTCATCTGCCTGCTCACCGGCGCCTTCCTCACCTTCTGGTTCGTCCCGAGCGCGGGGCAGGTCGTCTACGAGGGCTCCTACCTCCCGCTGCGCGGCGTGACGATGTCCGAGGCCTACCGCTCGACGCTGGACATCTCCTTCGACATCCGCGGCGGCCTGATCATCCGGCAGATCCACCACTGGGCGGCACTGCTGTTCATCGTGGCGATCAACGTGCACATGATGCGCGTGTTCTTCACCGGCGCCTTCCGCAAGCCGCGTGAGCTCAACTGGGTCCTCGGCGCGCAGCTGTCGATGCTGGCTCTCGTCGAGGGCTTCGCCGGCTACTCCCTCCCCGACGACCTGCTGTCGGGCACCGGCCTGCGGGCCGCCGAGGGCTTCATGCGCTCCATCCCCGTGATCGGCAGCTACGTCTCGTACTTCGTCTTCGGTGGAGCCTTCCCGGGCGAGGCGATCATCCCCCGCCTCTACTCGGTGCACGTGCTGCTGCTCCCGGCGATCCTCGTCGGTCTGTTCACCGCCCACATCGTGCTGGTTGCCGTGCAGAAGCACACCCAGTTCCCCGGGCCCGGCCGCACCAACGAGAACGTCGTCGGCTTCCCGGTCATGCCGGTGTATGCCGCCAAGGCCGGCGGGTTCTTCTTCATCGTCTTCGGCGTGGTCGCCCTGATCTCGGCCCTGGTGACGATCAACCCGATCTGGGCGTACGGTCCCTACGACCCGTCGCCGGTGACCGCGGGCTCGCAGCCCGACTGGTACATGGGCTTCGCCGACGGCGCCCTGCGACTGCTGCCGGGCTGGCTCGAGTTCGAGGCGTTCGGGTTCACGTTCAGCTTCAACGTCATGATCGGCGCCATCCTGCTGATCCCGGTGATGTACGGCCTGATCACCCTCTACCCGTTCCTCGAGGAGTGGGTGACCGGCGACAAGCGGGAGCACCACCTGCTCGACCGCCCGCGCAACAACCCGACGCGCACCGGTATCGGCATGGCCGGCATCGCCGCCTACGCCGTGCTGATGTTCGCCGCGGGCAACGACCTGATGGCGATCAAGCTGGGCCTGTCCATCAACGACATCACCATCGCGCTGCGGACGCTCTTCTTCGTCCTGCCCGTGGTCGCCTTCTGGGTCACCAAGCGGATCTGCCTGAGCCTGCAGCGCCGCGACCGCGACCTGGTGCTGCACGGCCGGGAGACCGGACGCATCATCCGCACCGCGGAGGGCCGCTTCTACGAGCGGCACGAGCCGCTCGACCCCTACACCCGCTGGAAGCTGGTGCAGCACGAGCAGCACCGGCCGCTGGAGCTCGAGTCGGGGGTCGACGAGAACGGTGTGGCTGCGCCCAACGCTCGCAGCCAGCGTCTTCGGGCGAAGGTGTCGCACTTCTTCTTCAAGGACCGCGTCGAGCCCGTCACCCCGGCAGAGCTCGAGGCCGCCCATCACGACGGCCACCACGCGGAGGAGATCGAGCACCAGGAGCCCGGTGGCGCCCCGCTCGTCGAGATGGCGTCGTCCAGCTCCGGTGACAACCCGGACACGGCGGAGCCCGGCCGACACCGCGGTCACTGA
- a CDS encoding DUF167 domain-containing protein, with translation MRITVRVRPGASRTAVGGRYGDGTGGQAPALVVRVAQRAVEGAATAAVLDAVAAAFGVPRGDVRLVTGEHSRTKVLDIDPAPAGAEQRLGELLERR, from the coding sequence GTGCGCATCACCGTGAGGGTCCGGCCCGGCGCGTCCCGCACGGCCGTGGGAGGGCGCTACGGCGACGGGACCGGGGGACAGGCGCCTGCGCTGGTGGTGCGGGTGGCCCAGCGGGCCGTGGAGGGCGCTGCGACGGCAGCGGTCCTCGACGCGGTGGCGGCGGCCTTCGGTGTGCCTCGTGGTGACGTCCGGCTCGTGACGGGGGAGCACAGCCGCACGAAGGTGCTCGACATCGACCCTGCCCCGGCTGGGGCCGAGCAGCGCCTGGGCGAGCTGCTCGAGCGGCGCTGA
- a CDS encoding metallopeptidase family protein produces MSRQEFEDAVGDALDAVPAELMALLDNVVFFVEDEPPPEDPDLLGVYDGVPLTERGDAWAMGALPDRITVYRGPLLRMCVDRDELLDEIAITVVHEIAHHFGIDDHRLHELGWA; encoded by the coding sequence ATGAGCCGTCAGGAGTTCGAGGACGCCGTCGGTGACGCCCTCGATGCCGTGCCCGCCGAGCTCATGGCCCTGCTCGACAACGTCGTCTTCTTCGTCGAGGACGAACCGCCACCCGAGGACCCGGACCTGCTGGGGGTCTACGACGGGGTGCCCCTCACCGAGCGGGGCGACGCCTGGGCGATGGGCGCACTTCCCGACCGCATCACGGTCTACCGCGGACCACTGCTGCGCATGTGCGTCGACCGCGACGAGCTGCTCGACGAGATCGCGATCACCGTCGTGCACGAGATCGCCCACCACTTCGGCATCGACGACCACCGCCTGCACGAGCTCGGCTGGGCCTGA
- a CDS encoding cytochrome c oxidase subunit 4: protein MKIEYKLFLIVGAFFVPVGIIYGIVTDWSEPVGPVALLLSAGLGGMIAFYLWATGRRLPERPEDNPGGEIAELEGDYGFFSPHSWWPLPLAAAASICFLGLAIGWWMFIIGAAFGVVALIGWTFEYFTGDEAV, encoded by the coding sequence GTGAAGATCGAGTACAAGCTCTTCCTCATCGTCGGGGCGTTCTTCGTCCCGGTCGGGATCATCTACGGCATCGTCACGGACTGGTCGGAGCCGGTGGGACCGGTCGCGCTGCTGCTGAGCGCCGGCCTCGGCGGCATGATCGCCTTCTACCTCTGGGCGACCGGGCGACGGCTGCCCGAGCGCCCCGAGGACAACCCGGGCGGGGAGATCGCCGAGCTCGAGGGTGACTACGGGTTCTTCAGCCCGCACTCGTGGTGGCCGCTGCCGCTGGCCGCCGCAGCCTCGATCTGCTTCCTCGGCCTGGCCATCGGCTGGTGGATGTTCATCATCGGTGCGGCCTTCGGGGTCGTCGCCCTCATCGGCTGGACCTTCGAGTACTTCACGGGCGACGAGGCGGTCTGA
- the ctaD gene encoding cytochrome c oxidase subunit I, with product MTTTDHKVIGNLYFITAFIWFMLGGLMALVIRAELINPGLQVVDSPEQFNQLFTMHGTIMLLLFATPLFAGFANALMPIQIGAPDVAFPRLNMFAYWLYLFGGLIAAGGFLTPSGAASFGWFAYAPLSDATYSPGLGGDLWVFGLALGGFGTILGAVNFITTIICMRAPGMTMFRMPIFTWNILVTSILVLMAFPVLAAALLALGADRKFGAHVFDPGNGGPMLWQHLFWFFGHPEVYIIALPFFGIVTEILPVFSRKPIFGYKTLVFATIAIAALSVTVWAHHMYATGQVLLPFFAVMTMLIAVPTGVKFFNWIGTMWGGKVTFETPMLWTIGFLVTFLFGGLTGIILSSPALDFHLSDTYFVVAHFHYVVFGTVVFAMFAGFYFWWPKFTGRMLDETLGKIHFWLLFIGFHTTFLIQHVLGVDGMPRRYADYLPEDGFTWENRVSSAGAFLLAASTLPFLYNVWKTWRTAPLVETNDPWGYGASLEWATSCPPPRHNFDTIPRIRSERPAFDLHHPEAAPVAGPQPDADTLAKVLGPADLGQGRHPHQTGEFDGTDKHGRFHEER from the coding sequence ATGACGACGACCGACCACAAGGTCATCGGAAACCTGTACTTCATCACGGCGTTCATCTGGTTCATGCTGGGCGGCCTGATGGCGCTGGTCATCCGGGCCGAGCTGATCAACCCCGGACTGCAGGTGGTGGACAGCCCCGAGCAGTTCAACCAGCTGTTCACGATGCACGGCACGATCATGCTGCTGCTGTTCGCGACACCGCTGTTCGCCGGGTTCGCCAACGCCCTCATGCCGATCCAGATCGGCGCGCCCGACGTCGCCTTCCCGCGCCTGAACATGTTCGCCTACTGGCTGTACCTGTTCGGCGGGCTCATCGCGGCCGGCGGGTTCCTCACCCCCTCGGGTGCTGCGTCGTTCGGCTGGTTCGCCTACGCGCCGCTGTCCGACGCGACGTACAGCCCGGGCCTCGGCGGCGACCTGTGGGTCTTCGGTCTGGCCCTCGGTGGCTTCGGCACCATCCTCGGCGCCGTCAACTTCATCACCACGATCATCTGCATGCGTGCCCCCGGCATGACCATGTTCCGGATGCCGATCTTCACCTGGAACATCTTGGTGACCTCGATCCTCGTGCTGATGGCGTTCCCGGTGCTGGCCGCCGCGCTGCTGGCCCTGGGCGCCGACCGCAAGTTCGGCGCGCACGTCTTCGACCCCGGCAACGGCGGCCCGATGCTGTGGCAGCACCTGTTCTGGTTCTTCGGGCACCCCGAGGTCTACATCATCGCGCTGCCCTTCTTCGGCATCGTGACCGAGATCCTGCCGGTGTTCTCCCGCAAGCCGATCTTCGGCTACAAGACGCTGGTGTTCGCGACGATCGCGATCGCCGCCCTGTCCGTGACGGTCTGGGCGCACCACATGTACGCCACGGGACAAGTGCTCCTGCCGTTCTTCGCGGTGATGACGATGCTCATCGCCGTGCCGACCGGTGTGAAGTTCTTCAACTGGATCGGCACCATGTGGGGCGGCAAGGTCACCTTCGAGACCCCGATGCTGTGGACCATCGGCTTCCTCGTGACCTTCCTCTTCGGAGGCCTGACGGGCATCATCCTCTCGAGCCCCGCCCTGGACTTCCACCTGTCCGACACCTACTTCGTGGTGGCGCACTTCCACTACGTCGTGTTCGGCACCGTGGTCTTCGCGATGTTCGCCGGCTTCTACTTCTGGTGGCCCAAGTTCACCGGCCGCATGCTCGACGAGACGCTCGGCAAGATCCACTTCTGGCTGCTGTTCATCGGCTTCCACACGACCTTCCTCATCCAGCACGTGCTCGGCGTCGACGGCATGCCTCGCCGCTACGCCGACTACCTGCCCGAGGACGGCTTCACGTGGGAGAACCGCGTCTCGAGCGCCGGCGCCTTCCTGCTGGCGGCCTCGACCCTGCCGTTCCTCTACAACGTCTGGAAGACCTGGCGCACGGCGCCGCTGGTCGAGACCAACGACCCGTGGGGCTACGGCGCGTCGCTCGAGTGGGCCACCAGCTGCCCGCCGCCGCGGCACAACTTCGACACCATCCCGCGGATCCGTTCCGAGCGCCCGGCCTTCGACCTGCACCACCCCGAGGCGGCCCCGGTCGCCGGGCCGCAGCCGGACGCCGACACGCTGGCCAAGGTCCTCGGTCCGGCCGACCTCGGCCAGGGCCGCCACCCCCACCAGACCGGCGAGTTCGACGGCACGGACAAGCACGGCCGTTTCCACGAGGAGCGCTGA
- the coxB gene encoding cytochrome c oxidase subunit II, with product MPRPRGRRTWFTAATAGLSALALTGCAGRVEDGLLPRGATEGAERVTNLWVGSWIAALAVGVLVWGLILWCAVAYRRRRDDDGTLPVQLRYNVPLEILYTVVPVLMIAVLFFYTQRDESALLDTSKQPDVVVNAVGKQWSWDFNYVNEQVYETGTHAQLTGEPGVEETLPTLYLPVNKRVEFQLTARDVIHSFWIPAFLQKLDMIPGKVNRFQVVPTQTGTFQGKCAELCGAYHSQMLFNVKVVEQAEYDRHIAELKAKGNEGQLDNGLNREEIMDEDADKLENAGSN from the coding sequence GTGCCGCGCCCGCGAGGGCGTCGGACCTGGTTCACGGCGGCGACCGCCGGCCTCAGCGCGCTGGCCCTGACCGGGTGCGCCGGACGGGTGGAGGACGGACTCCTCCCGCGGGGGGCGACCGAGGGTGCCGAGCGCGTGACCAACCTCTGGGTCGGGTCCTGGATCGCGGCCCTGGCGGTCGGCGTCCTCGTGTGGGGCCTGATCCTGTGGTGCGCCGTGGCCTACCGGCGTCGGCGTGACGACGACGGCACGCTGCCCGTCCAGCTGCGCTACAACGTGCCGCTCGAGATCCTCTACACCGTCGTCCCGGTCCTGATGATCGCGGTGCTCTTCTTCTACACCCAGCGCGACGAGTCGGCGCTGCTCGACACCTCCAAGCAGCCCGACGTCGTGGTCAACGCGGTCGGCAAGCAGTGGAGCTGGGACTTCAACTACGTCAACGAGCAGGTCTACGAGACCGGCACCCACGCCCAGCTGACGGGTGAGCCGGGTGTCGAGGAGACGCTGCCGACCCTGTACCTGCCGGTCAACAAGCGCGTCGAGTTCCAGCTCACCGCGCGCGACGTCATCCACTCGTTCTGGATCCCGGCCTTCCTCCAGAAGCTGGACATGATCCCGGGCAAGGTCAACCGCTTCCAGGTCGTGCCGACCCAGACCGGCACCTTCCAGGGCAAGTGCGCCGAGCTGTGCGGCGCCTACCACTCGCAGATGCTCTTCAACGTCAAGGTCGTCGAGCAGGCGGAGTACGACCGGCACATCGCCGAGCTGAAGGCCAAGGGCAACGAGGGACAGCTCGACAACGGCCTCAACCGTGAGGAGATCATGGACGAGGACGCGGACAAACTTGAGAACGCTGGGAGCAACTGA
- a CDS encoding aminotransferase class V-fold PLP-dependent enzyme, which yields MANTRGERAILDAASTPMHPLARDTLMAALDAGWADPRRLHAEGRAARRLLDQATEVLAWGLRVRPSELSFAPSGSAAVRLAVDGVLHSARRRGSRLVATAVEHSAVLAPARYRAAQAQDETLLAEVPVDHAGRVDVDALAAALDAPGTVAAAVQHANGEVGTLQPLAAALERCRAAGTPLVVDAQSSLGRVPSPDTFDVLAGDAQSWGGPGGLGVLAVPERTRWALPGPSGEPGYGRSGHVPWVPLALAAAEAWQQTGAALDEETTLARALVDRVRATAAAVPDVEVVGDPDERLPHVVTFSALYVDGEALVHEFDRRGFAIASGSACTASTLEPSHVLAAMGVLTHGNVRLTLPLASVSPARAEHVERFCAALPEVIASVRAQLGAEHL from the coding sequence GTGGCGAACACCCGTGGCGAGCGCGCGATCCTCGACGCCGCAAGCACCCCGATGCACCCCCTCGCGCGCGACACCCTCATGGCCGCACTCGACGCCGGCTGGGCCGATCCACGGCGCCTCCACGCGGAGGGTCGCGCTGCCCGCCGGCTGCTGGACCAGGCGACCGAGGTGCTGGCCTGGGGCCTTCGCGTCCGTCCCTCCGAGCTCTCCTTCGCCCCGTCCGGCTCGGCCGCCGTGCGGTTGGCCGTCGACGGGGTGCTGCACAGCGCGCGCCGCCGCGGCTCACGACTGGTCGCCACCGCGGTGGAGCACTCCGCCGTGCTGGCCCCCGCGCGCTACCGTGCCGCGCAGGCGCAGGACGAGACGCTCCTCGCCGAGGTGCCCGTCGACCACGCCGGCCGGGTCGACGTCGACGCGCTGGCCGCCGCCCTGGACGCGCCGGGCACGGTCGCCGCCGCGGTGCAGCACGCCAACGGCGAGGTCGGCACCCTTCAGCCGCTGGCCGCCGCGCTCGAGCGGTGCCGGGCCGCGGGCACACCGCTCGTCGTGGACGCCCAGTCGTCGCTGGGCCGGGTGCCGTCCCCGGACACCTTCGACGTGCTCGCCGGTGACGCGCAGTCGTGGGGTGGTCCAGGCGGCCTGGGCGTGCTGGCCGTGCCCGAGCGCACGCGCTGGGCACTGCCCGGTCCCTCCGGCGAGCCGGGATACGGCCGCAGCGGGCACGTGCCCTGGGTGCCTCTCGCGCTGGCTGCCGCGGAGGCCTGGCAGCAGACCGGTGCGGCCCTGGACGAGGAGACGACCCTGGCCCGAGCCCTGGTGGACCGGGTGCGCGCCACCGCCGCTGCCGTGCCCGACGTCGAGGTCGTGGGCGATCCCGATGAGCGGCTCCCGCACGTCGTCACGTTCAGCGCGCTGTACGTCGACGGGGAGGCCCTCGTGCACGAGTTCGACCGGCGGGGCTTCGCGATCGCCTCGGGGTCGGCCTGCACGGCGAGCACGTTGGAACCGAGCCACGTGCTGGCGGCGATGGGGGTGCTGACCCACGGCAACGTGCGGCTCACCCTGCCGCTCGCGTCGGTCTCCCCCGCTCGCGCCGAACACGTCGAGCGGTTCTGCGCAGCGCTTCCCGAGGTCATCGCCTCGGTGCGCGCCCAGCTCGGCGCGGAACACCTGTGA
- a CDS encoding sulfurtransferase TusA family protein, giving the protein MDGGAAEPPEAATVVDARGLRCPLPVIRLAQAARGLPAGSLLELWATDPAARADVPAWCRMRGHELVQVAQAAGAGAPGAEGGHTAYRVRLADPRH; this is encoded by the coding sequence GTGGACGGTGGCGCGGCCGAACCACCGGAGGCGGCCACCGTCGTCGACGCCCGGGGCCTGCGCTGCCCCCTGCCCGTGATCCGGCTGGCCCAGGCCGCCCGGGGACTGCCCGCGGGGTCGCTGCTGGAGCTGTGGGCCACCGACCCCGCCGCCCGGGCCGACGTCCCGGCGTGGTGCCGCATGCGCGGGCACGAGCTGGTGCAGGTCGCACAGGCGGCCGGCGCCGGGGCGCCGGGCGCAGAAGGCGGGCACACGGCATACCGGGTCCGCCTGGCGGACCCCCGGCACTAG
- the aat gene encoding leucyl/phenylalanyl-tRNA--protein transferase, whose translation MPWPPQEPAASPWDFDLTEVDPGEDLVGVGGDLAPGTLLAAYRSGVFPMGLGEDGARPMGWWSPDPRGVLLPGRISVSRSLRKSCRRFEFRVDCAFDEVVERCADPRREGRWITSEIRLAYGTLHRMGWAHSVETWQDDQLVGGLYGVAVGGLFAGESMFHSVTDASKAALVALTGFFFADGHPDRVIDVQWATDHLRTLGIEDMPREQYLRRLERALQVPQVRIGANED comes from the coding sequence GTGCCCTGGCCGCCGCAGGAACCCGCCGCGAGTCCCTGGGACTTCGACCTCACCGAGGTCGACCCGGGTGAGGACCTCGTGGGCGTGGGCGGCGACCTGGCACCCGGGACGCTCCTGGCCGCCTACCGCAGCGGCGTGTTCCCCATGGGGCTCGGCGAGGACGGCGCCCGGCCGATGGGGTGGTGGTCGCCGGACCCGCGCGGCGTGCTGCTGCCGGGCCGCATCTCGGTCAGCCGGTCGCTGCGCAAGTCCTGCCGGCGGTTCGAGTTCCGCGTGGACTGCGCCTTCGACGAGGTCGTGGAGCGCTGTGCCGACCCGCGCCGGGAGGGCCGGTGGATCACCAGCGAGATCCGCCTCGCCTACGGGACGCTGCACCGGATGGGGTGGGCGCACAGCGTCGAGACCTGGCAGGACGACCAGCTCGTCGGAGGGCTGTACGGGGTCGCCGTCGGCGGCCTGTTCGCGGGGGAGTCGATGTTCCACTCCGTCACCGACGCCTCCAAGGCGGCGCTGGTGGCGCTGACCGGCTTCTTCTTCGCCGACGGCCACCCCGACCGCGTCATCGACGTGCAGTGGGCCACCGACCACCTGCGCACCCTGGGCATCGAGGACATGCCGCGCGAGCAGTACCTGCGTCGCCTCGAGCGCGCGCTGCAGGTGCCGCAGGTCCGCATCGGGGCCAACGAGGACTAG
- a CDS encoding carbohydrate kinase family protein — protein MRVAITGSIATDHLMTFKGRFADSLVVEQLDKVSLSFLAEDLQVRRGGVAANIAFGMANLGQRPVLVGAVGEDFADYRSWLERHGVDCESVHVSESRHTARFVCTTDDDMAQIATFYAGAMSEARQIELQPVADRVGGLDLVVIGANDPEAMLRHTQECRTRGIPFAADPSQQLAFADGETIRQLIDGADYLLTNEYEAALTSQKTGWSPEEVADRVTTRVITRGKDGAVIATRGQEPIEVKAAREVRRLDPTGVGDAFRAGFLTGLAADLSHQHAAELGSMLATYVLETVGTQEYTLGKARFLARLADAYGQDSADAIEPHITCLAP, from the coding sequence GTGCGCGTCGCCATCACCGGATCCATTGCCACCGACCACCTGATGACGTTCAAGGGACGCTTCGCCGACTCCCTCGTCGTCGAGCAGCTCGACAAGGTCTCGCTGTCGTTCCTCGCCGAGGACCTGCAGGTCAGGCGCGGGGGAGTGGCCGCCAACATCGCCTTCGGTATGGCCAACCTGGGCCAGCGACCGGTCCTCGTCGGGGCCGTGGGGGAGGACTTCGCCGACTACCGCAGCTGGCTCGAGCGGCACGGCGTGGACTGCGAGTCGGTGCACGTCTCTGAGTCCCGGCACACGGCCCGCTTCGTCTGCACCACCGACGACGACATGGCCCAGATCGCCACCTTCTACGCCGGGGCGATGTCCGAGGCGCGCCAGATCGAGCTGCAGCCGGTGGCCGACCGCGTCGGCGGGCTCGACCTGGTCGTCATCGGAGCCAACGACCCCGAGGCGATGCTGCGCCACACGCAGGAGTGCCGCACCCGGGGCATCCCCTTCGCCGCCGACCCGAGCCAGCAGCTCGCGTTCGCCGACGGCGAGACGATCCGCCAGCTCATCGACGGGGCCGACTACCTGCTCACCAACGAGTACGAGGCGGCGCTGACCTCGCAGAAGACCGGCTGGTCGCCGGAGGAGGTCGCCGACCGCGTCACGACCCGCGTCATCACGAGGGGCAAGGACGGCGCGGTGATCGCCACCCGCGGTCAGGAGCCGATCGAGGTCAAGGCGGCCCGCGAGGTGCGCCGGCTCGACCCCACCGGGGTGGGCGACGCCTTCCGGGCCGGGTTCCTCACCGGCCTGGCCGCCGACCTGAGCCACCAGCACGCCGCGGAGCTCGGGTCGATGCTCGCGACCTACGTCCTGGAGACGGTCGGCACGCAGGAGTACACCCTGGGGAAGGCGCGCTTCCTCGCGCGCCTCGCGGACGCCTACGGCCAGGACTCGGCTGACGCCATCGAGCCCCACATCACCTGTCTCGCCCCGTAG
- a CDS encoding iron-sulfur cluster assembly accessory protein — MSVQDQTPVAADATTEAPAHGVILTDVAADKVKSLLEQEGRDDLRLRVGVQPGGCSGLIYQLYFDERTLDGDLVRDFGGVEVVVDRMSSPYLEGATIDFADTIEKQGFTIDNPNAGSSCACGDSFS, encoded by the coding sequence ATGAGTGTTCAGGACCAGACCCCGGTCGCCGCGGACGCCACGACCGAGGCACCTGCCCACGGCGTCATCCTGACCGACGTCGCCGCCGACAAGGTGAAGTCGCTCCTCGAGCAGGAGGGCCGCGACGACCTGCGCCTGCGCGTGGGCGTGCAGCCCGGCGGCTGCTCCGGCCTGATCTACCAGCTCTACTTCGACGAGCGCACCCTCGACGGAGACCTCGTGCGCGACTTCGGCGGTGTCGAGGTCGTCGTCGACCGGATGAGCTCGCCGTACCTCGAGGGTGCGACGATCGACTTCGCCGACACCATCGAGAAGCAGGGCTTCACGATCGACAACCCCAACGCGGGCAGCTCCTGCGCCTGCGGCGACAGCTTCAGCTGA